The following coding sequences lie in one Methanobrevibacter olleyae genomic window:
- a CDS encoding DUF4040 domain-containing protein has protein sequence MIEYMVIIVAVVSAIIALLQNDLLKAAILTGISGFCVAFLFQLLLAPDVALTQAIVEGAIVPVFIALAVLKTRRKEA, from the coding sequence ATGATTGAATATATGGTAATTATTGTTGCAGTTGTAAGCGCTATTATCGCACTTTTACAAAATGACTTACTTAAAGCAGCTATCTTAACTGGTATTTCTGGATTTTGCGTAGCATTTTTATTCCAGTTATTACTTGCTCCTGATGTAGCTTTAACTCAAGCTATTGTGGAAGGAGCTATTGTTCCAGTATTCATAGCATTAGCTGTTTTAAAAACTAGAAGGAAGGAGGCATAA
- a CDS encoding monovalent cation/H+ antiporter complex subunit F, with protein sequence MISECFLIIALIVFLFATLRIITYKSISMGLIGTSSFTLALTLLLIAVGTIYNIGFFKDIALALLLLGIVGTVAYAAVMRRA encoded by the coding sequence TTGATTTCTGAATGTTTTTTAATAATTGCATTGATTGTGTTCTTATTTGCAACTTTGAGGATTATTACATATAAATCTATATCTATGGGACTTATAGGTACTTCTTCATTTACTTTAGCACTTACTTTGCTTCTTATAGCAGTCGGTACAATTTATAATATCGGATTTTTCAAGGATATTGCTTTAGCTTTACTTTTATTAGGTATTGTTGGAACAGTAGCTTATGCAGCAGTTATGAGGAGGGCTTAA